Proteins encoded together in one Lathyrus oleraceus cultivar Zhongwan6 chromosome 5, CAAS_Psat_ZW6_1.0, whole genome shotgun sequence window:
- the LOC127083392 gene encoding uncharacterized protein LOC127083392 encodes MAERVEGEGSNNGERNNSSYHLQPLEIDNEDILFCVDIDPQSMVEMKGVTGLNGRPLTRLDAIKQAIVLFVNAKLTINPQHRFAFATLSNSASWLRKEFSSEVESTIAAMQELSVTTSSSQPDLTTLFQLAAHEAEKSGTQGRILRVILFYCRSTGLPQHQWPVNQRLFTLDIMYLHDKPGPDNCPQEVYDTLVDTLEHVTDYEGYIFESGQASARVLFRRVLVLLSHPQQRCIQEYINIPKSLANKAPLVQPMATEDNSRVSTQ; translated from the exons ATGGCAGAAAGGGTTGAAGGAGAAGGAAGCAACAATGGTGAACGAAACAACAGTAGCTACCATCTGCAACCCTTAGAAATTGACAACGAAGATATACTCTTCTGTGTCGACATTGATCCTCAATCTATGGTTGAGATGAAAGGTGTCACTGGACTCAATGGAAGACCGCTCACTCGTTTAGACGCCATTAAACAAGCCATCGTTCTCTTCGTCAATGCCAAACTCACCATCAATCCTCAACACCGCTTCGCTTTCGCTACTCTCTCCAATTCCGCTTCATGG CTGAGGAAAGAATTTAGCAGCGAAGTTGAGTCAACAATTGCAGCAATGCAAGAGCTTTCGGTTACTACATCTAGCAGTCAACCGGACCTTACTACTTTGTTCCAACTTGCTGCTCATGAAGCTGAAAAGTCCGGTACGCAGGGTCGCATTTTAAGAGTG ATTCTATTCTACTGCAGATCAACAGGGCTCCCACAACATCAGTGGCCTGTGAACCAGAGGCTCTTCACTTTGGATATCATGTACCTTCATGACAAACCTGGACCTGACAATTGCCCCCAAGAGGTCTATGATACACTGGTAGACACTCTTGAACATGTTACAGACTACGAGGGCTATATCTTTGAGAGTGGACAAGCGTCAGCAAGGGTTCTTTTTCGTCGTGTGTTGGTTCTATTGTCGCATCCTCAGCAGCGCTGTATCCAAGAGTACATCAACATACCTAAATCACTTGCAAATAAGGCTCCTCTGGTGCAGCCAATGGCTACTGAAGATAATTCTCGAGTATCTACCCAGTGA